One window from the genome of Leuconostoc suionicum encodes:
- a CDS encoding rod shape-determining protein codes for MAFSFGQKNVGIDLGTANTYVYIEGRGIILREPSVVARNTQTNEVVAVGSEAKDMLGRTPASIAAIRPMRDGVIADYDTTVAMIRYYLQKALGGRIGKPYVTIGVPSGVTAVERRAVIDAARVAGARDAYVIEEPFAAAVGAGLPVMDPTGSMVVDMGGGTTDVATISLGGIVSSRSIRIAGDKLDEAIANFVRNKYNVTIGEPTAERLKIEIGAASLALARTLPNATVRGRDLLTGLPKTIDVTAEDVATSIQEPVQEIVAAIRETLESTQPELAADVIDHGMILTGGGALLRDIEKIIQNATKVPVLIANEPLDAVAIGTGEALKSIDVMRQK; via the coding sequence GTGGCATTTTCATTTGGACAAAAAAATGTTGGTATCGATTTGGGTACCGCTAACACATATGTATATATCGAAGGTCGTGGCATCATATTGCGTGAACCATCAGTAGTGGCACGCAATACACAAACCAATGAAGTCGTTGCTGTAGGTTCTGAAGCTAAAGACATGTTAGGCCGAACGCCTGCAAGTATCGCTGCTATCCGTCCGATGCGTGATGGTGTTATTGCCGATTACGATACAACTGTTGCGATGATTCGCTACTATTTGCAAAAAGCACTTGGCGGTCGTATTGGCAAACCTTATGTAACAATTGGCGTTCCTTCGGGTGTAACAGCTGTCGAAAGACGTGCTGTTATTGATGCTGCTCGTGTTGCTGGCGCGCGTGACGCTTATGTCATAGAGGAGCCCTTTGCCGCAGCGGTTGGTGCCGGGCTACCAGTTATGGATCCTACTGGATCAATGGTTGTTGACATGGGCGGCGGAACGACTGATGTCGCGACAATTTCATTAGGTGGAATTGTTTCAAGCCGTTCAATCCGTATAGCCGGAGACAAGCTGGACGAAGCAATTGCTAATTTTGTTCGCAACAAATATAACGTTACCATTGGTGAGCCGACAGCTGAAAGACTCAAAATTGAAATTGGTGCTGCATCACTTGCTTTAGCACGTACCTTGCCAAATGCTACGGTCAGAGGTCGCGACTTGTTGACTGGTTTGCCTAAGACAATTGATGTTACCGCTGAAGATGTAGCCACATCAATTCAAGAACCAGTGCAAGAAATCGTGGCGGCTATTCGTGAGACGTTAGAATCGACTCAACCTGAATTAGCTGCAGATGTTATTGATCACGGTATGATTTTGACCGGTGGTGGGGCATTATTACGCGACATTGAAAAAATTATTCAAAATGCAACCAAGGTACCAGTCTTAATAGCTAACGAGCCATTAGATGCAGTTGCTATTGGTACTGGAGAAGCGTTGAAATCTATTGATGTCATGCGACAAAAGTAA
- a CDS encoding amino acid ABC transporter ATP-binding protein — MLEIKNLTKKYDQNVIFKSLNLTVHDGEVLSIVGPSGIGKTTLIKIMAGLETADDGEIILNGENIDIKGESSDTNIGMIFQDFNLFPNYTVIDNITLAPINVNKQSSSKAVEKGQELLESLGMLDKANLFPYQLSGGQKQRAAIARALAMDPKILAYDEPTSGLDEASTHQVADVVKTLKKRGVTQVIITHDQPFAEMVSDRVFDFATEVKR, encoded by the coding sequence ATGTTAGAAATCAAAAACTTAACTAAAAAATATGATCAAAACGTGATCTTCAAATCCCTGAATTTAACAGTACATGATGGTGAAGTATTAAGCATTGTCGGCCCATCTGGTATTGGTAAAACAACCTTAATTAAAATTATGGCGGGATTAGAAACTGCAGATGATGGCGAAATTATTTTAAATGGTGAAAACATCGATATTAAAGGTGAAAGCTCCGATACGAATATTGGCATGATTTTTCAAGACTTTAATCTATTCCCAAACTACACAGTCATTGACAATATCACGTTAGCACCTATTAATGTTAATAAACAGTCTTCATCAAAGGCCGTTGAAAAAGGGCAGGAGCTTTTGGAATCCTTAGGCATGTTAGATAAAGCTAATTTGTTTCCCTATCAATTATCAGGTGGTCAGAAGCAGCGTGCAGCAATTGCACGTGCACTAGCCATGGACCCGAAAATTTTGGCATATGATGAACCTACAAGTGGATTGGATGAAGCATCGACACACCAAGTCGCTGATGTTGTTAAAACGCTTAAGAAGCGTGGTGTAACACAAGTTATTATTACGCACGATCAGCCATTTGCTGAAATGGTTTCTGATCGCGTGTTTGATTTTGCAACGGAGGTAAAACGCTAA
- the mreD gene encoding rod shape-determining protein MreD yields the protein MAFWQLTRMRVIYPVLLFLILFVDGTFMSSMGGLFTQFPWHILPTLTLGWLFLGVQFDVENELPLWFYVVVIGILFDMYYTGIFGTYTFAFIAAVAVMKQLHKVLDERLVSGLLLYLAGLLIYLLISYVSGFVTGIANVSVSSFLLYEVLPTAILNLFFATVSYYPVWSLFQFLR from the coding sequence ATGGCATTTTGGCAATTGACGAGAATGCGTGTGATTTATCCTGTGTTATTATTTTTGATATTGTTTGTTGATGGAACATTCATGTCTAGTATGGGGGGGCTATTTACACAATTTCCTTGGCACATTTTACCCACTTTGACACTTGGTTGGCTCTTTTTGGGTGTCCAATTTGATGTTGAAAACGAGCTACCTTTATGGTTTTATGTTGTAGTCATTGGTATATTGTTTGATATGTACTATACTGGCATTTTTGGTACATATACCTTTGCATTTATTGCTGCGGTAGCTGTGATGAAGCAATTGCATAAAGTGCTAGATGAACGTCTAGTAAGTGGCTTGCTTTTATATTTAGCTGGCTTGCTTATTTACCTACTAATTTCTTATGTCAGTGGATTTGTTACTGGAATTGCTAATGTTAGCGTATCATCGTTTTTATTGTACGAGGTATTGCCAACAGCAATATTAAATCTATTTTTTGCGACTGTATCATATTATCCAGTATGGTCTTTATTTCAGTTTCTACGTTGA
- a CDS encoding CamS family sex pheromone protein encodes MKRIGFRGYIAIVVGILIIAVGILYFFNVNRVTLTTSKKTSGVQLTQSTPGQYQTVIKNGRYLVSAARGITSTSETNSLDVKNFESSLLDLAKTHFKTSSYIFQEGQYLSSSTVTSLLERKSSSNSDGLNPEDNGKTDSSRNPIYVQTLTEQDFMTKDGDDLKLAGMVIGVAMNTQDEYQKEQYGATYTQNISDADRIAYGKKIAPEIIKKVREQKGVDSDTPIVIAMYANSKTDSLAPGNFYAESTSSSGTKLKEWTSINQKSIVLPKESTDTSSLGSEANTSFANFKNDVSNFFPNIAGATAVANFKSGTLSSMKVTVTTQFYSQTEIESFATYVSQSALKYLPTNVPIRIIIKAANEMQAILIRNSGDKTFTTTILD; translated from the coding sequence ATGAAGCGGATTGGTTTTCGTGGTTATATAGCGATTGTCGTTGGTATTTTGATTATCGCCGTTGGCATTTTATATTTTTTCAATGTGAATCGTGTCACACTAACAACAAGTAAAAAAACAAGTGGTGTACAGTTGACTCAAAGCACACCAGGTCAGTACCAAACAGTGATCAAAAATGGTCGTTATTTGGTGAGTGCAGCTCGTGGTATTACGTCAACTTCTGAGACGAATAGTCTTGATGTGAAAAACTTTGAATCATCATTGCTTGATTTGGCTAAAACACATTTTAAGACGAGCAGTTATATTTTTCAAGAGGGACAATATTTGAGTTCATCTACTGTTACTTCATTACTTGAACGTAAAAGTAGCAGTAATAGTGATGGATTAAATCCTGAAGATAATGGCAAGACAGATAGTTCACGTAATCCGATTTATGTTCAAACACTAACCGAACAGGACTTCATGACCAAAGATGGTGACGACCTTAAGTTAGCTGGCATGGTCATTGGCGTGGCGATGAACACACAGGATGAATACCAAAAAGAACAATATGGTGCTACATATACACAAAATATTTCAGATGCTGATCGCATAGCCTATGGTAAAAAAATTGCACCAGAAATTATCAAAAAAGTGCGAGAACAAAAAGGGGTTGATTCAGATACGCCTATTGTGATTGCCATGTATGCCAATTCAAAAACAGATTCATTAGCGCCAGGGAACTTCTATGCAGAGTCTACAAGTAGTAGCGGAACTAAATTGAAAGAATGGACTAGCATCAATCAAAAGTCTATTGTTTTGCCTAAGGAGTCAACTGATACATCGAGCTTGGGTTCAGAGGCTAACACATCTTTTGCTAACTTTAAAAATGATGTTTCGAATTTCTTTCCTAACATAGCTGGTGCTACGGCAGTTGCTAATTTTAAATCAGGTACGCTTTCTAGTATGAAAGTTACAGTGACAACACAGTTCTACAGTCAAACTGAGATTGAAAGTTTTGCGACATATGTATCTCAATCGGCTTTAAAGTACTTACCAACAAATGTTCCGATTCGAATAATTATTAAAGCAGCCAATGAAATGCAAGCAATTCTAATTCGTAATTCAGGTGACAAAACATTTACGACAACAATATTAGATTAA
- the mreC gene encoding rod shape-determining protein MreC has product MKKIFSSRTLVSIIVAFIIIVSLIAGSNWWAKRTNTPPFLQRFGNDLAGGVSRIIAVPTTAVGRTANSISNLLDTFEENKRLKSKIDEFAQDKVHLQTVEEENKSLKQQLKLKATLTDYKTVSAVTISRSPTTWQSQLVIDEGSNSGLKKGMPVLAGAGIIGRISEVNTTNSKVALISDTSSDANRFAIKIKGDDGDVNGIVTSFNREKNQLIMGQVTSNNKISKGDLVETSGLGGVIPAGLYVGKVASVTTDDYGLSKKIYIEPAADLGNITTVMVAISQIGAN; this is encoded by the coding sequence ATGAAAAAAATATTTTCGTCACGCACGTTGGTATCAATAATTGTTGCGTTTATAATAATTGTAAGTTTAATTGCCGGATCAAATTGGTGGGCTAAAAGAACGAATACGCCACCTTTTTTACAGCGTTTCGGGAATGATTTAGCTGGTGGTGTTAGTCGTATTATTGCTGTCCCAACGACTGCAGTTGGGCGTACAGCAAATAGTATTAGTAACCTGTTAGATACATTTGAAGAAAATAAAAGGTTGAAATCTAAAATTGATGAATTTGCTCAAGACAAGGTTCACTTACAAACAGTTGAAGAAGAGAACAAATCTCTGAAGCAACAATTAAAACTAAAAGCTACATTGACAGATTATAAAACAGTTTCGGCTGTGACCATTAGTCGTTCACCGACAACATGGCAGTCACAATTAGTTATTGATGAAGGATCCAATTCGGGCTTGAAAAAAGGAATGCCAGTGCTTGCAGGTGCCGGAATTATTGGCCGTATCAGTGAAGTAAACACAACTAATTCAAAAGTGGCTTTGATTTCTGATACTAGTTCCGACGCTAATAGATTTGCGATTAAAATTAAGGGTGATGATGGTGATGTTAATGGCATTGTAACAAGTTTTAACCGTGAGAAAAATCAATTAATTATGGGGCAAGTCACATCAAATAATAAAATCAGTAAAGGTGATTTAGTTGAAACTTCTGGCCTCGGTGGTGTTATTCCAGCCGGACTGTATGTTGGTAAGGTTGCTAGTGTTACGACGGATGATTATGGTTTATCCAAGAAAATATACATTGAACCTGCGGCTGATCTAGGTAATATCACTACAGTTATGGTTGCAATTTCACAGATAGGAGCAAATTAA
- a CDS encoding MucBP domain-containing protein — translation MANTSPVWVYYKNIATGDELHEPTRLDGEAGAPYEIAILDIDNYQYIDNSGSLAGLFGSLPQSLELYYRPQVWQAVHRINMFIETVTSVQVFLEPDNLSNVTTNLNPNTFWATQLRAISGNGQFWYQIGDYHWIRYDATQMKLSDTAPEVENINYFNDAEKSKSNQPNAVVNFLPDRSIEVYAEPYGLPIGSVSDSDFVAITEEVHDDNNIVWYKIATKGWINSIYINKL, via the coding sequence ATGGCAAATACATCGCCCGTATGGGTTTATTACAAAAATATAGCAACTGGTGATGAGTTACACGAACCAACAAGACTAGATGGCGAGGCAGGCGCACCCTACGAAATCGCCATTTTAGATATCGACAATTATCAGTATATAGATAATTCAGGATCTTTGGCGGGATTGTTTGGTAGCCTACCTCAGTCATTAGAGCTTTATTATCGGCCACAAGTATGGCAAGCTGTACACCGTATTAACATGTTCATCGAAACGGTAACCAGTGTACAGGTTTTTCTAGAGCCAGATAATTTATCAAACGTTACGACAAACTTAAACCCAAATACTTTTTGGGCAACTCAATTACGCGCTATTTCTGGTAATGGTCAATTTTGGTATCAAATTGGTGACTATCATTGGATTCGTTATGATGCTACCCAAATGAAACTGTCAGACACAGCTCCGGAAGTTGAAAATATTAACTATTTTAATGATGCAGAAAAAAGTAAAAGCAATCAGCCTAACGCGGTTGTTAATTTCCTTCCTGATAGATCTATAGAAGTCTATGCTGAACCTTATGGGCTGCCAATCGGTAGTGTTTCCGATAGTGATTTTGTGGCAATAACGGAAGAAGTTCATGATGATAATAACATTGTTTGGTATAAAATAGCTACTAAAGGATGGATTAACAGTATTTATATTAATAAGCTATAA
- the ligA gene encoding NAD-dependent DNA ligase LigA yields MLPDFTPIEKLTTQDAQQETARLQKQLVQYGTAYYEEDAPLVEDYIYDALYARLIALEEKFPQYVTPDSPTQNVGSADTKSELQKVVHPAPMLSLGDVFSLDELNDWDARTTKSLGNQAPYNLELKIDGLAVALTYVDGQLVQASTRGNGIVGEDVTANVKTIKAIPKKLTEPLTIEVRGEIYMPKASFAALNKQREADGLEPFANPRNAAAGSLRQLNVKITKSRNLAAFVYYTAEPDILGVTTQSGALERFAELGLPTDAHNRVINKMADIADYIDEYTSERENLSYGIDGVVVKVNQLDLQFDLGNTVKIPRWAIAYKFPPEEALTVVRDIEWTVGRTGAVTPTAVMDSVLLAGTTVQRASLHNPDYLREKDIQIGDTVTLHKAGDIIPEIGQVILEKRPTDSETYQIPTICPACESNLVHIEGEVALRCINPFCSAQIQEGLTHFASRNAMNIDGMGPRVVGQLLKAGYIKDVASIYRITVEQLLTLDKFQEKSAVKLIDAINSSKKNSLERLLFGLGVRMVGAKAARLIAEKFRTLSAVSEASVEEIANINGIGHTIAQSIVQYFSTPESKQLLVELASSGVNQSYLSDTVIDENSFFYGKKVVLTGKLEQSSRPAATKWLQDHGANVAGSVSVKTDLVIAGEAAGSKLDKANQLGVTVWTEQQFVDEQVKEDGK; encoded by the coding sequence ATGTTACCAGATTTTACGCCAATTGAAAAATTAACAACACAAGACGCGCAACAAGAAACCGCGCGATTACAAAAGCAGCTTGTACAATATGGCACGGCTTATTATGAAGAAGACGCGCCACTAGTTGAGGACTACATTTACGATGCATTATATGCCCGGTTAATTGCATTAGAAGAAAAATTTCCACAATATGTGACCCCAGATTCACCAACACAGAATGTCGGTAGCGCAGATACAAAATCTGAATTACAAAAAGTGGTACATCCTGCACCTATGCTGTCGTTAGGTGATGTGTTTAGCTTAGACGAACTTAACGATTGGGATGCAAGAACAACCAAGTCGTTGGGAAATCAAGCACCTTATAATTTAGAGTTGAAAATTGATGGCTTAGCAGTTGCATTGACCTACGTTGACGGTCAACTAGTACAAGCTTCTACGCGTGGGAATGGTATCGTTGGTGAAGATGTTACAGCGAATGTGAAAACAATTAAAGCAATACCAAAAAAATTGACTGAACCCTTAACCATCGAGGTACGTGGCGAAATTTATATGCCAAAAGCTAGTTTTGCTGCTTTAAATAAGCAGCGAGAGGCTGATGGGTTAGAACCTTTTGCTAATCCTCGTAATGCTGCAGCAGGTTCCTTACGTCAATTGAACGTTAAAATTACTAAGTCACGAAATTTAGCGGCTTTTGTATACTATACGGCTGAACCTGATATTCTAGGAGTGACAACTCAAAGTGGTGCGTTAGAACGATTTGCAGAATTAGGCCTGCCAACAGACGCACACAATCGTGTCATCAATAAAATGGCAGATATTGCTGACTATATTGATGAGTATACTTCGGAGCGCGAAAACTTGTCTTATGGTATCGATGGTGTTGTCGTTAAAGTGAATCAACTAGACTTACAGTTTGATTTAGGGAATACAGTTAAAATTCCACGTTGGGCTATCGCTTATAAATTTCCTCCGGAAGAAGCTTTGACAGTCGTTCGTGACATTGAATGGACTGTTGGACGAACTGGAGCGGTAACACCTACTGCAGTTATGGACTCCGTTTTGCTAGCGGGTACAACTGTGCAACGTGCTAGTTTGCATAATCCTGATTATTTAAGGGAAAAGGATATTCAAATTGGTGATACGGTTACGCTACACAAAGCGGGTGATATCATTCCAGAAATCGGGCAAGTCATTTTAGAAAAACGTCCGACAGATAGTGAAACTTATCAGATTCCAACAATATGTCCTGCCTGTGAATCGAATTTAGTTCACATTGAAGGTGAAGTAGCACTCCGCTGTATTAATCCATTCTGTTCAGCTCAAATTCAGGAAGGACTAACACATTTTGCGTCAAGGAATGCAATGAATATTGATGGTATGGGACCAAGGGTTGTCGGTCAATTATTAAAGGCAGGCTATATTAAAGATGTGGCTTCAATTTACCGCATAACGGTTGAACAATTACTAACTTTAGACAAGTTTCAAGAAAAATCAGCTGTGAAATTAATTGATGCGATTAATAGTTCAAAGAAAAATTCTCTTGAACGCTTATTATTTGGTTTAGGGGTTCGCATGGTTGGTGCAAAAGCGGCTCGTTTGATAGCAGAAAAGTTCAGAACCTTATCAGCTGTTTCAGAAGCTTCTGTTGAAGAAATTGCAAATATTAATGGTATTGGTCACACGATTGCCCAGTCAATTGTGCAATACTTTAGTACGCCAGAATCTAAGCAATTACTTGTCGAACTAGCTTCTTCTGGTGTTAACCAATCATATTTATCTGATACAGTGATTGACGAAAATTCATTTTTCTATGGCAAAAAGGTAGTCTTAACTGGTAAACTAGAACAGAGTAGTCGACCTGCTGCAACAAAATGGTTGCAAGATCATGGTGCTAATGTCGCCGGATCAGTGTCAGTGAAAACAGACTTAGTTATTGCAGGAGAAGCTGCAGGTAGCAAACTTGATAAAGCTAATCAATTAGGTGTTACAGTTTGGACAGAACAACAGTTTGTTGATGAACAAGTAAAAGAGGACGGAAAATAA
- a CDS encoding kinase, with protein MTTLIIIRGNSGSGKTTLAHQLHRILPDSLLISQDIVRREMLNVKDRVGNLSIPLIEQLLEFGNQQEQFVILEGILKNSVYGPMIRKQIQYFSQVITVYYQLSLNETVRRHCTKQVAGFTPNDLTRWYQKDDSLRIESEIIFDESVSLMMAEKQILTKINKY; from the coding sequence ATGACCACGCTAATTATTATACGTGGCAATTCTGGTAGCGGGAAAACAACATTAGCCCATCAATTACATCGTATTTTACCGGATAGCCTACTCATATCCCAAGATATTGTTCGTCGGGAAATGCTCAATGTTAAGGATCGGGTAGGTAACTTATCGATACCGCTAATCGAACAATTACTTGAGTTTGGTAATCAACAAGAACAGTTTGTGATACTAGAGGGCATTTTAAAAAATAGTGTTTATGGTCCAATGATACGTAAACAAATCCAATATTTTAGTCAAGTAATTACTGTTTATTACCAATTATCCTTGAACGAGACAGTTCGGCGTCATTGCACTAAGCAAGTTGCTGGCTTTACTCCTAATGATTTAACTCGTTGGTATCAAAAGGATGACTCACTTCGCATAGAAAGTGAAATTATTTTTGATGAGTCTGTGAGTTTGATGATGGCGGAAAAACAAATACTTACTAAAATAAATAAATATTGA
- a CDS encoding amino acid ABC transporter permease has translation MSYLTTILPSLLAGLKTTLGVFFLTIIGSVPLGILVSLGMKSPYFTIRWLINGYIWIMRGTPLLLQLIFIYYGLGMMGIAFPRFEAAIIAFIINYAAYLAEIFRGGLQSVPRGQYDAAKVLGFSKIQTFFKIILPQVIKIVVPSFGNEVINLVKDTSLVYVIGLGDILRAGNIAASRDVTLMPYLLVGLIYLIMTAVVTLLLRRSETVLNKWR, from the coding sequence ATGAGTTATCTAACTACAATTCTTCCCAGTTTATTGGCTGGACTAAAAACGACGCTAGGGGTGTTTTTCCTAACAATCATTGGATCTGTACCATTGGGAATTTTAGTGTCCTTAGGGATGAAATCACCTTACTTTACAATACGTTGGTTGATTAACGGTTATATCTGGATTATGCGTGGTACGCCGCTACTTTTACAATTGATTTTTATCTACTACGGTCTTGGAATGATGGGTATAGCATTTCCACGATTTGAAGCTGCTATCATAGCGTTTATTATTAATTATGCAGCCTATCTTGCTGAAATTTTCCGTGGTGGACTACAATCAGTCCCAAGAGGGCAATATGATGCTGCTAAAGTACTTGGCTTTAGTAAAATTCAAACATTTTTCAAAATAATTTTGCCACAAGTAATCAAGATTGTTGTTCCTTCATTTGGTAATGAAGTGATTAACTTGGTCAAAGACACTTCTTTAGTTTATGTTATTGGCCTAGGAGACATTTTGCGAGCAGGAAATATTGCGGCTAGTCGTGACGTCACTTTGATGCCATACCTATTAGTTGGATTGATATATTTAATTATGACGGCGGTTGTCACATTATTATTGCGCCGTAGTGAAACAGTTTTGAATAAATGGAGGTAA
- a CDS encoding ATP-dependent Clp protease ATP-binding subunit yields MAQQDSFGFGNLDEMFRAMNEQMAQAQGQQNTQAQKNNNGNKKRRLLDEFGINLTKQARDGKLDPVIGRDDEVARTIEILNRRTKNNPVLIGEPGVGKTAIVEGLAQAIVAGKVPEKLQHKEVIRLEMSALVQGTSMRGQFEARMRELMKEVTNSDDVILFIDEIHEIMGAGNAEGGMDAGNILKPALARGEFQLIGATTLNEYRKIEKDGAIARRFQPVQVEEPSKEETITILEGISERYEKYHYVTFSDSALQAAVELSDRYIPERFLPDKAIDLLDEAGSRKNLTMKVADPKTIQVNIEAADKLKQEAIDKEDFEKASYWRDQVNQLESQKAQVEAHPEMSKPQTVTEQDILKIVEDKTDIPVGALKENEANQLKDLDKNLSKHVIGQDEAVEKVVKAIRRNRIGLTKSGRPIGSFLFVGPTGVGKTETAKQLAKEMFGSKDAMIRFDMSEYMEKHTVSKMIGAPAGYVGYEEAGQLTEQVRRRPYSLVLFDEVEKAHPDVMNMFLQILDDGRLTDAQGHIVSFKDTVIIMTSNAGSTDTGNTPVGFAQVDQQNRLMQRLENYFRPEFLNRLDDIIDFQPLSQDHLLKIVDLLLTDMNDNLSDNDLHIDLSTAAKKKLVELGYDPAMGARPLRRVMQDKIADGIADFYLEHPNVHHLQADIVNNEFVISEVKPEPVTVNKI; encoded by the coding sequence ATGGCACAACAAGATTCGTTTGGTTTTGGTAATTTAGATGAAATGTTTCGCGCAATGAACGAACAAATGGCGCAAGCACAAGGACAACAAAATACACAAGCACAAAAAAATAATAATGGTAATAAAAAAAGACGCTTGCTTGATGAATTTGGTATTAATTTAACTAAGCAAGCTCGCGATGGAAAGCTCGACCCTGTTATCGGCCGAGATGATGAAGTTGCTCGCACAATTGAAATTTTAAATCGTCGTACAAAGAATAATCCAGTACTAATTGGTGAACCTGGTGTTGGTAAAACAGCTATTGTTGAAGGCCTTGCACAAGCTATTGTGGCTGGAAAGGTACCTGAAAAATTACAGCATAAAGAAGTTATTCGTTTGGAAATGTCGGCTTTGGTTCAAGGTACGAGCATGCGTGGTCAATTCGAAGCACGGATGCGTGAATTAATGAAAGAAGTTACGAACAGCGATGATGTCATCTTGTTCATTGATGAAATTCATGAAATTATGGGTGCCGGAAATGCTGAGGGTGGTATGGATGCAGGTAATATTTTGAAGCCTGCCCTAGCTCGTGGTGAGTTCCAATTAATCGGTGCAACAACTTTAAACGAGTATCGAAAGATTGAAAAAGATGGTGCTATTGCCCGTCGTTTCCAACCAGTGCAAGTTGAAGAACCTTCTAAAGAAGAAACTATCACGATTTTGGAAGGAATTAGTGAACGATATGAAAAGTATCACTATGTTACATTCAGTGATTCTGCGCTCCAAGCAGCTGTTGAACTATCTGATCGTTATATTCCAGAAAGATTCCTACCGGATAAAGCAATTGATTTACTTGATGAAGCTGGCTCACGTAAAAATTTGACAATGAAAGTTGCAGATCCCAAAACTATTCAAGTGAACATCGAAGCGGCTGATAAATTAAAGCAAGAAGCGATTGATAAAGAAGATTTTGAAAAGGCTAGTTATTGGCGTGATCAGGTAAACCAACTTGAGTCGCAAAAGGCACAAGTCGAGGCTCACCCCGAGATGTCAAAGCCACAAACAGTAACAGAGCAAGACATCTTAAAAATTGTTGAAGATAAAACCGATATTCCTGTCGGAGCTTTAAAAGAAAACGAGGCTAATCAACTAAAAGATTTGGATAAAAACTTATCGAAACATGTTATTGGTCAAGATGAGGCAGTAGAAAAAGTAGTCAAGGCGATTCGCCGTAATCGTATTGGTCTAACAAAATCTGGTCGTCCAATTGGATCATTCCTATTTGTCGGGCCGACCGGTGTTGGTAAAACTGAAACTGCCAAGCAATTAGCTAAGGAAATGTTTGGTAGCAAAGATGCAATGATTCGTTTCGACATGTCAGAGTACATGGAAAAACATACCGTTTCTAAAATGATTGGTGCTCCTGCCGGTTATGTCGGTTACGAAGAGGCTGGTCAATTAACAGAACAAGTTCGCCGTCGCCCATACTCATTGGTACTCTTTGATGAAGTAGAAAAAGCACATCCGGATGTAATGAATATGTTCTTGCAGATTCTTGATGATGGCCGTCTAACTGATGCACAAGGTCACATAGTGAGTTTCAAAGATACTGTCATTATTATGACTTCTAACGCTGGTTCAACAGATACAGGAAATACGCCTGTGGGATTCGCCCAAGTTGATCAACAAAATCGTTTGATGCAACGTTTGGAAAATTATTTCCGTCCAGAATTCTTGAACCGTTTAGACGATATCATTGATTTCCAACCTTTGTCACAAGATCATTTACTAAAGATTGTCGACTTACTATTGACTGATATGAATGATAACTTGTCTGACAACGATTTGCACATTGATTTAAGCACTGCTGCTAAGAAGAAATTAGTGGAGCTCGGTTATGACCCTGCAATGGGTGCTCGACCTCTCCGTCGTGTCATGCAAGACAAAATTGCCGATGGTATCGCTGATTTCTACTTAGAACACCCAAATGTTCATCATTTGCAAGCTGACATTGTTAATAACGAATTTGTTATTAGTGAAGTTAAGCCCGAACCAGTTACTGTAAATAAAATTTAA